The following are from one region of the Alicyclobacillus fastidiosus genome:
- the mdh gene encoding malate dehydrogenase: MLKRKKISVIGAGFTGATTALMIAMKELGDVVLLDIPQMENPTKGKALDMLEAMPVIGSDSRIVGTANYEDTADSDLVIITAGIARKPGMSRDDLVNTNAGIVKSVTEQVVKYSPNTIIIILSNPVDAMTYVAHKASGFPKNRVIGQAGVLDTARFNTFIAEELGVSVEDVHGFVLGVHGDDMVPLVRYSNVGGVPLEKFLSKERIDEIVQRTRTGGGEIVGLLGNGSAYYAPGASLTQMAESILKDKRRLLPAIALLEGEFGYNDLFLGVPTILGGNGIEKIVELELLPEEKEALNKSAESVRKVIEIVQ; this comes from the coding sequence ATGTTGAAGAGAAAGAAAATTTCCGTGATCGGTGCAGGATTTACAGGGGCGACGACGGCGCTCATGATCGCGATGAAGGAACTTGGAGACGTCGTGTTGCTAGACATTCCGCAGATGGAAAACCCGACAAAGGGCAAAGCGTTAGACATGCTCGAAGCCATGCCAGTCATCGGCTCCGATTCGCGGATTGTCGGTACGGCGAATTACGAGGACACGGCGGATTCCGACCTCGTGATCATCACTGCAGGCATCGCCCGCAAGCCAGGTATGAGCCGCGATGATCTCGTCAACACCAACGCGGGCATCGTCAAGTCGGTCACCGAACAAGTGGTGAAGTACTCCCCAAACACCATCATCATCATCCTCAGCAACCCGGTCGATGCAATGACTTACGTCGCTCACAAAGCGAGTGGATTTCCGAAGAACCGCGTGATTGGCCAAGCCGGTGTGCTGGACACGGCGCGCTTCAACACGTTCATCGCAGAAGAGCTCGGCGTGTCGGTTGAGGACGTGCACGGCTTTGTCCTCGGTGTGCACGGCGACGACATGGTTCCATTGGTTCGCTACTCGAACGTGGGCGGAGTTCCACTCGAGAAGTTCCTCTCCAAGGAGCGCATCGATGAAATCGTTCAGCGGACCCGTACAGGCGGTGGCGAAATCGTGGGCTTGCTCGGCAACGGCAGTGCGTACTACGCACCAGGTGCATCGCTCACTCAGATGGCCGAATCCATTCTCAAGGATAAACGTCGTTTGCTTCCGGCCATCGCGTTGCTCGAAGGGGAGTTCGGCTATAACGACTTGTTTCTTGGCGTCCCGACGATTCTCGGTGGCAACGGCATCGAAAAGATTGTGGAACTGGAACTCCTTCCAGAGGAGAAGGAAGCCCTCAATAAGTCTGCCGAATCCGTTCGCAAGGTGATCGAGATCGTTCAGTGA